A genomic region of Hippoglossus hippoglossus isolate fHipHip1 chromosome 8, fHipHip1.pri, whole genome shotgun sequence contains the following coding sequences:
- the LOC117766165 gene encoding serine/threonine-protein kinase BRSK2-like isoform X3 encodes MSSKELTVGLSSQYVGPYRLEKTLGKGQTGLVKLGVHCITGQKVAIKIVNREKLSESVLMKVEREIAILKLIEHPHVLKLHDVYENNKYLYLVLEHVSGGELFDYLVKKGRLTPKEARKFFRQIISALDFCHNHSICHRDLKPENLLLDEKNNIRIADFGMASLQVGDSLLETSCGSPHYACPEVIRGEKYDGRRADVWSCGVILFALLVGALPFDHDNLRQLLEKVKSGVFHMPHFIPPDCQALLKGMIEVNPDKRLTLEAIQKHAWYHLPDSMRWCLPVRSGRNEPCPEQPPPRRVCVKRILSLTDLDPDVLESMYSLGCFRDRVKLTQDLTSEEENQEKMIYYLLLDRKERYPSCEDEDLPPRNDLDPPRKRVDSPMLTRHGRYRPERKSLEVLSVTEQGSPTPPRRALDTSAHSQRSRSVSGASTGLSSSPLSSPRVTPQGSPLPTPLGTPVHQIQHPSSTTPPSSSSSSSSSRADGGGGASLSLTPPSSPGGSGGLAASSSAHWRTRLNSFKNNLLGSPRFHRRKMQVPTSEDMSSLTPESSPELAKRSWFGNFISLEKEEQIFVMIRDKPLSSIKADIVHAFLSIPSLSHSVVSQNSFRAEYKSSGGPSVFQKPVKFQVDIAFSEGERERERERAEREGRRQMGIYSVTFTLITGPSRRFKRVVETIQAQLLSTHDQPSVQALADEKNGQLTRQPSTPSRQNSRRSESGSDRERGERERAADGGSGSGSNSSTVLQRRGSGKDKTRLLSSSNGTQSHP; translated from the exons ATGAGCAGCAAGGAGTTGACGGTGGGCCTGTCCAGCCAGTACGTGGGGCCCTACCGGCTGGAGAAGACCCTCGGGAAGGGCCAGACAG gaCTGGTGAAGTTGGGCGTCCACTGTATAACAGGACAGAAAGTGGCCATAAAGATTGTGAACAGGGAGAAACTCTCCGAATCGGTTCTAATGAAG gtggagagagaaataGCTATTCTTAAACTAATAGAGCATCCTCACGTTCTGAAGCTGCACGATGTCTATGAGAATAACAAATACCT GTACCTGGTGCTGGAACATGTGTCCGGAGGAGAGTTATTCGACTACCTGGTGAAAAAGGGCAGGTTGACGCCCAAGGAGGCCAGAAAGTTCTTCAGACAAATCATCTCCGCCCTCGACTTCTGCCATAACCACTCCATATG ccacagAGACCTGAAGCCAGAGAATCTTCTCCTGGATGAGAAGAACAACATCAGGATCGCAGACTTCGGCATGGCGTCGCTACAAGTCGGGGACAGTCTGCTGGAAACCAGCTGCGG GTCCCCACATTACGCCTGTCCAGAGGTCATAAGG GGGGAGAAGTACGACGGTCGCAGGGCCGATGTCTGGAGCTGTGGAGTCATCCTCTTTGCTCTTCTTGTG GGTGCTTTGCCCTTCGACCACGACAACCTGCGGCAGCTTCTGGAGAAGGTGAAGAGCGGCGTGTTCCACATGCCTCATTTCATACCTCCTGACTGCCAAGCTTTGCTCAAGGGAATGATAGAAGTCAACCCGGACAAGAGACTCACG CTAGAAGCAATACAGAAACACGCCTGGTACCA CCTCCCTGACTCCATGCGCTGGTGTCTTCCTGTCAGGAGCGGCCGTAACGAGCCGTGTCCGGAGCAGCCGCCGCCTCGACGCGTGTGCGTGAAGAGGATCCTGTCGTTAACGGACCTGGACCCCGACGTGCTGGAGAGCATGTACTCGTTAGGCTGCTTCAGAGACCGGGTCAAACTCACACAGGACCTTACAAGTGAGGA GGAGAACCAGGAGAAGATGATCTACTACCTCCTGTTGGACAGGAAGGAGCGATACCCCAGCTGTGAGGACGAGGACCTGCCGCCCAGAAATGACCTCG ACCCTCCCAGGAAGCGCGTGGACTCGCCCATGTTGACACGTCACGGCCGCTATCGTCCCGAGAGGAAGAGCCTGGAAGTCCTCAGTGTCACAGAACAGGGGTCTCCCACCCCACCTCGCAGGGCTCTGGACACGAGCGCACACAGCCAGAG GTCTCGTTCGGTCAGCGGAGCGTCCACTGGTCTGTCCTCCAGTCCCCTCAGCAGCCCCAGG GTCACGCCTCAGGGCTCGCCGCTGCCCACTCCGCTGGGCACGCCCGTGCACCAAATCCAACACCCTTCCTCCACCacccctccctcttcctcctcctcgtcttcttcttccagaGCCGACGGAGGCGGCGGGGCCTCGCTGTCGCTGACCCCGCCCTCCAGTCCGGGCGGCAGCGGCGGGCTGGCCGCCTCGAGTTCCGCCCACTGGAGAACAAGGCTCAACTCGTTCAAAAACAACCTGCTGGGCTCACCGCGCTTCCATCGGCGCAAAATGCAAG TCCCTACATCCGAGGACATGTCCAGTTTGACTCCAGAGTCCAGTCCAGA acTGGCCAAGAGGTCGTGGTTTGGTAACTTCATCAGcctggagaaggaggagcagaTCTTTGTGATGATCAGAGACAAGCCGCTCAGCTCCATCAAGGCGGACATCGTCCACGCCTTCCTCTCT ATCCCGTCCCTCAGCCACAGCGTGGTGTCTCAGAACAGTTTCCGGGCAGAGTACAAGTCGTCCGGCGGCCCCTCTGTCTTCCAGAAGCCTGTCAAGTTCCAA GTGGACATCGCTTTctcagaaggagagagggagcgagagagggaacgagcagagagggaaggaagaagACAGATGGGAATCTACAGCGTCACCTTCACGCTAATAACAG gTCCCAGTCGCAGATTCAAAAGAGTTGTGGAAACCATTCAGGCTCAGCTGCTGAGTACTCACGATCAGCCTTCTGTGCAGGCACTGGCTG ATGAGAAGAACGGTCAGCTGACTCGCCAGCCCAGCACCCCCTCGCGTCAGAACTCCCGGCGTTCCGAAAGTGGATCCGATCGGGAGCGGGGGGAGAGGGAGCGCGCGGCGGACGGAGGAAGCGGAAGTGGGAGCAACAGTAGCACCGTCTTACAAAGGCGAGGGTCAGGGAAAGACAAGACCAGACTCCTCTCGTCGTCCAATGGGACGCAGTCTCATCCCTGA
- the LOC117766165 gene encoding serine/threonine-protein kinase BRSK2-like isoform X4 yields MSSKELTVGLSSQYVGPYRLEKTLGKGQTGLVKLGVHCITGQKVAIKIVNREKLSESVLMKVEREIAILKLIEHPHVLKLHDVYENNKYLYLVLEHVSGGELFDYLVKKGRLTPKEARKFFRQIISALDFCHNHSICHRDLKPENLLLDEKNNIRIADFGMASLQVGDSLLETSCGSPHYACPEVIRGEKYDGRRADVWSCGVILFALLVGALPFDHDNLRQLLEKVKSGVFHMPHFIPPDCQALLKGMIEVNPDKRLTLEAIQKHAWYQSGRNEPCPEQPPPRRVCVKRILSLTDLDPDVLESMYSLGCFRDRVKLTQDLTSEEENQEKMIYYLLLDRKERYPSCEDEDLPPRNDLDPPRKRVDSPMLTRHGRYRPERKSLEVLSVTEQGSPTPPRRALDTSAHSQRSRSVSGASTGLSSSPLSSPRVTPQGSPLPTPLGTPVHQIQHPSSTTPPSSSSSSSSSRADGGGGASLSLTPPSSPGGSGGLAASSSAHWRTRLNSFKNNLLGSPRFHRRKMQVPTSEDMSSLTPESSPELAKRSWFGNFISLEKEEQIFVMIRDKPLSSIKADIVHAFLSIPSLSHSVVSQNSFRAEYKSSGGPSVFQKPVKFQVDIAFSEGERERERERAEREGRRQMGIYSVTFTLITGPSRRFKRVVETIQAQLLSTHDQPSVQALADEKNGQLTRQPSTPSRQNSRRSESGSDRERGERERAADGGSGSGSNSSTVLQRRGSGKDKTRLLSSSNGTQSHP; encoded by the exons ATGAGCAGCAAGGAGTTGACGGTGGGCCTGTCCAGCCAGTACGTGGGGCCCTACCGGCTGGAGAAGACCCTCGGGAAGGGCCAGACAG gaCTGGTGAAGTTGGGCGTCCACTGTATAACAGGACAGAAAGTGGCCATAAAGATTGTGAACAGGGAGAAACTCTCCGAATCGGTTCTAATGAAG gtggagagagaaataGCTATTCTTAAACTAATAGAGCATCCTCACGTTCTGAAGCTGCACGATGTCTATGAGAATAACAAATACCT GTACCTGGTGCTGGAACATGTGTCCGGAGGAGAGTTATTCGACTACCTGGTGAAAAAGGGCAGGTTGACGCCCAAGGAGGCCAGAAAGTTCTTCAGACAAATCATCTCCGCCCTCGACTTCTGCCATAACCACTCCATATG ccacagAGACCTGAAGCCAGAGAATCTTCTCCTGGATGAGAAGAACAACATCAGGATCGCAGACTTCGGCATGGCGTCGCTACAAGTCGGGGACAGTCTGCTGGAAACCAGCTGCGG GTCCCCACATTACGCCTGTCCAGAGGTCATAAGG GGGGAGAAGTACGACGGTCGCAGGGCCGATGTCTGGAGCTGTGGAGTCATCCTCTTTGCTCTTCTTGTG GGTGCTTTGCCCTTCGACCACGACAACCTGCGGCAGCTTCTGGAGAAGGTGAAGAGCGGCGTGTTCCACATGCCTCATTTCATACCTCCTGACTGCCAAGCTTTGCTCAAGGGAATGATAGAAGTCAACCCGGACAAGAGACTCACG CTAGAAGCAATACAGAAACACGCCTGGTACCA GAGCGGCCGTAACGAGCCGTGTCCGGAGCAGCCGCCGCCTCGACGCGTGTGCGTGAAGAGGATCCTGTCGTTAACGGACCTGGACCCCGACGTGCTGGAGAGCATGTACTCGTTAGGCTGCTTCAGAGACCGGGTCAAACTCACACAGGACCTTACAAGTGAGGA GGAGAACCAGGAGAAGATGATCTACTACCTCCTGTTGGACAGGAAGGAGCGATACCCCAGCTGTGAGGACGAGGACCTGCCGCCCAGAAATGACCTCG ACCCTCCCAGGAAGCGCGTGGACTCGCCCATGTTGACACGTCACGGCCGCTATCGTCCCGAGAGGAAGAGCCTGGAAGTCCTCAGTGTCACAGAACAGGGGTCTCCCACCCCACCTCGCAGGGCTCTGGACACGAGCGCACACAGCCAGAG GTCTCGTTCGGTCAGCGGAGCGTCCACTGGTCTGTCCTCCAGTCCCCTCAGCAGCCCCAGG GTCACGCCTCAGGGCTCGCCGCTGCCCACTCCGCTGGGCACGCCCGTGCACCAAATCCAACACCCTTCCTCCACCacccctccctcttcctcctcctcgtcttcttcttccagaGCCGACGGAGGCGGCGGGGCCTCGCTGTCGCTGACCCCGCCCTCCAGTCCGGGCGGCAGCGGCGGGCTGGCCGCCTCGAGTTCCGCCCACTGGAGAACAAGGCTCAACTCGTTCAAAAACAACCTGCTGGGCTCACCGCGCTTCCATCGGCGCAAAATGCAAG TCCCTACATCCGAGGACATGTCCAGTTTGACTCCAGAGTCCAGTCCAGA acTGGCCAAGAGGTCGTGGTTTGGTAACTTCATCAGcctggagaaggaggagcagaTCTTTGTGATGATCAGAGACAAGCCGCTCAGCTCCATCAAGGCGGACATCGTCCACGCCTTCCTCTCT ATCCCGTCCCTCAGCCACAGCGTGGTGTCTCAGAACAGTTTCCGGGCAGAGTACAAGTCGTCCGGCGGCCCCTCTGTCTTCCAGAAGCCTGTCAAGTTCCAA GTGGACATCGCTTTctcagaaggagagagggagcgagagagggaacgagcagagagggaaggaagaagACAGATGGGAATCTACAGCGTCACCTTCACGCTAATAACAG gTCCCAGTCGCAGATTCAAAAGAGTTGTGGAAACCATTCAGGCTCAGCTGCTGAGTACTCACGATCAGCCTTCTGTGCAGGCACTGGCTG ATGAGAAGAACGGTCAGCTGACTCGCCAGCCCAGCACCCCCTCGCGTCAGAACTCCCGGCGTTCCGAAAGTGGATCCGATCGGGAGCGGGGGGAGAGGGAGCGCGCGGCGGACGGAGGAAGCGGAAGTGGGAGCAACAGTAGCACCGTCTTACAAAGGCGAGGGTCAGGGAAAGACAAGACCAGACTCCTCTCGTCGTCCAATGGGACGCAGTCTCATCCCTGA
- the LOC117766165 gene encoding serine/threonine-protein kinase BRSK1-like isoform X5, which translates to MASLQVGDSLLETSCGSPHYACPEVIRGEKYDGRRADVWSCGVILFALLVGALPFDHDNLRQLLEKVKSGVFHMPHFIPPDCQALLKGMIEVNPDKRLTLEAIQKHAWYHLPDSMRWCLPVRSGRNEPCPEQPPPRRVCVKRILSLTDLDPDVLESMYSLGCFRDRVKLTQDLTSEEENQEKMIYYLLLDRKERYPSCEDEDLPPRNDLDPPRKRVDSPMLTRHGRYRPERKSLEVLSVTEQGSPTPPRRALDTSAHSQRSRSVSGASTGLSSSPLSSPRSPVFTFSQSEVTSTSTPSSKDPKPGSAATSARPSRPAPDPKTQTLPSKGPTERPQLHSMKSLPLQTPRSPSPSPSPLLSPTPRFFNFPSPSVFKSKNSHSPSNSSATPPPVSQVTPQGSPLPTPLGTPVHQIQHPSSTTPPSSSSSSSSSRADGGGGASLSLTPPSSPGGSGGLAASSSAHWRTRLNSFKNNLLGSPRFHRRKMQVPTSEDMSSLTPESSPELAKRSWFGNFISLEKEEQIFVMIRDKPLSSIKADIVHAFLSIPSLSHSVVSQNSFRAEYKSSGGPSVFQKPVKFQVDIAFSEGERERERERAEREGRRQMGIYSVTFTLITGPSRRFKRVVETIQAQLLSTHDQPSVQALADEKNGQLTRQPSTPSRQNSRRSESGSDRERGERERAADGGSGSGSNSSTVLQRRGSGKDKTRLLSSSNGTQSHP; encoded by the exons ATGGCGTCGCTACAAGTCGGGGACAGTCTGCTGGAAACCAGCTGCGG GTCCCCACATTACGCCTGTCCAGAGGTCATAAGG GGGGAGAAGTACGACGGTCGCAGGGCCGATGTCTGGAGCTGTGGAGTCATCCTCTTTGCTCTTCTTGTG GGTGCTTTGCCCTTCGACCACGACAACCTGCGGCAGCTTCTGGAGAAGGTGAAGAGCGGCGTGTTCCACATGCCTCATTTCATACCTCCTGACTGCCAAGCTTTGCTCAAGGGAATGATAGAAGTCAACCCGGACAAGAGACTCACG CTAGAAGCAATACAGAAACACGCCTGGTACCA CCTCCCTGACTCCATGCGCTGGTGTCTTCCTGTCAGGAGCGGCCGTAACGAGCCGTGTCCGGAGCAGCCGCCGCCTCGACGCGTGTGCGTGAAGAGGATCCTGTCGTTAACGGACCTGGACCCCGACGTGCTGGAGAGCATGTACTCGTTAGGCTGCTTCAGAGACCGGGTCAAACTCACACAGGACCTTACAAGTGAGGA GGAGAACCAGGAGAAGATGATCTACTACCTCCTGTTGGACAGGAAGGAGCGATACCCCAGCTGTGAGGACGAGGACCTGCCGCCCAGAAATGACCTCG ACCCTCCCAGGAAGCGCGTGGACTCGCCCATGTTGACACGTCACGGCCGCTATCGTCCCGAGAGGAAGAGCCTGGAAGTCCTCAGTGTCACAGAACAGGGGTCTCCCACCCCACCTCGCAGGGCTCTGGACACGAGCGCACACAGCCAGAG GTCTCGTTCGGTCAGCGGAGCGTCCACTGGTCTGTCCTCCAGTCCCCTCAGCAGCCCCAGG AGTCCGGTCTTcactttcagccaatcagaagtcACCTCCACTTCCACTCCCTCCTCCAAAGACCCCAAACCAGGAAGTGCCGCCACCAGCGCTCGGCCCAGCCGCCCGGCGCCTGACCCAAAAACCCAGACCCTGCCCTCAAAGGGCCCCACTGAACGGCCCCAGCTTCACTCCATGAAGTCCCTCCCTCTTCAGACTCCACGCTCCCCCTCCCCGTCTCCGTCCCCGCTCCTCTCCCCCACCCCACGCTTCTTCAACTTCCCCTCGCCATCTGTCTTCAAGTCCAAGAACTCCCACTCGCCCTCTAACTCCTCTGCCACCCCTCCCCCTGTTTCACAGGTCACGCCTCAGGGCTCGCCGCTGCCCACTCCGCTGGGCACGCCCGTGCACCAAATCCAACACCCTTCCTCCACCacccctccctcttcctcctcctcgtcttcttcttccagaGCCGACGGAGGCGGCGGGGCCTCGCTGTCGCTGACCCCGCCCTCCAGTCCGGGCGGCAGCGGCGGGCTGGCCGCCTCGAGTTCCGCCCACTGGAGAACAAGGCTCAACTCGTTCAAAAACAACCTGCTGGGCTCACCGCGCTTCCATCGGCGCAAAATGCAAG TCCCTACATCCGAGGACATGTCCAGTTTGACTCCAGAGTCCAGTCCAGA acTGGCCAAGAGGTCGTGGTTTGGTAACTTCATCAGcctggagaaggaggagcagaTCTTTGTGATGATCAGAGACAAGCCGCTCAGCTCCATCAAGGCGGACATCGTCCACGCCTTCCTCTCT ATCCCGTCCCTCAGCCACAGCGTGGTGTCTCAGAACAGTTTCCGGGCAGAGTACAAGTCGTCCGGCGGCCCCTCTGTCTTCCAGAAGCCTGTCAAGTTCCAA GTGGACATCGCTTTctcagaaggagagagggagcgagagagggaacgagcagagagggaaggaagaagACAGATGGGAATCTACAGCGTCACCTTCACGCTAATAACAG gTCCCAGTCGCAGATTCAAAAGAGTTGTGGAAACCATTCAGGCTCAGCTGCTGAGTACTCACGATCAGCCTTCTGTGCAGGCACTGGCTG ATGAGAAGAACGGTCAGCTGACTCGCCAGCCCAGCACCCCCTCGCGTCAGAACTCCCGGCGTTCCGAAAGTGGATCCGATCGGGAGCGGGGGGAGAGGGAGCGCGCGGCGGACGGAGGAAGCGGAAGTGGGAGCAACAGTAGCACCGTCTTACAAAGGCGAGGGTCAGGGAAAGACAAGACCAGACTCCTCTCGTCGTCCAATGGGACGCAGTCTCATCCCTGA
- the LOC117766165 gene encoding serine/threonine-protein kinase BRSK1-like isoform X1, which yields MSSKELTVGLSSQYVGPYRLEKTLGKGQTGLVKLGVHCITGQKVAIKIVNREKLSESVLMKVEREIAILKLIEHPHVLKLHDVYENNKYLYLVLEHVSGGELFDYLVKKGRLTPKEARKFFRQIISALDFCHNHSICHRDLKPENLLLDEKNNIRIADFGMASLQVGDSLLETSCGSPHYACPEVIRGEKYDGRRADVWSCGVILFALLVGALPFDHDNLRQLLEKVKSGVFHMPHFIPPDCQALLKGMIEVNPDKRLTLEAIQKHAWYHLPDSMRWCLPVRSGRNEPCPEQPPPRRVCVKRILSLTDLDPDVLESMYSLGCFRDRVKLTQDLTSEEENQEKMIYYLLLDRKERYPSCEDEDLPPRNDLDPPRKRVDSPMLTRHGRYRPERKSLEVLSVTEQGSPTPPRRALDTSAHSQRSRSVSGASTGLSSSPLSSPRSPVFTFSQSEVTSTSTPSSKDPKPGSAATSARPSRPAPDPKTQTLPSKGPTERPQLHSMKSLPLQTPRSPSPSPSPLLSPTPRFFNFPSPSVFKSKNSHSPSNSSATPPPVSQVTPQGSPLPTPLGTPVHQIQHPSSTTPPSSSSSSSSSRADGGGGASLSLTPPSSPGGSGGLAASSSAHWRTRLNSFKNNLLGSPRFHRRKMQVPTSEDMSSLTPESSPELAKRSWFGNFISLEKEEQIFVMIRDKPLSSIKADIVHAFLSIPSLSHSVVSQNSFRAEYKSSGGPSVFQKPVKFQVDIAFSEGERERERERAEREGRRQMGIYSVTFTLITGPSRRFKRVVETIQAQLLSTHDQPSVQALADEKNGQLTRQPSTPSRQNSRRSESGSDRERGERERAADGGSGSGSNSSTVLQRRGSGKDKTRLLSSSNGTQSHP from the exons ATGAGCAGCAAGGAGTTGACGGTGGGCCTGTCCAGCCAGTACGTGGGGCCCTACCGGCTGGAGAAGACCCTCGGGAAGGGCCAGACAG gaCTGGTGAAGTTGGGCGTCCACTGTATAACAGGACAGAAAGTGGCCATAAAGATTGTGAACAGGGAGAAACTCTCCGAATCGGTTCTAATGAAG gtggagagagaaataGCTATTCTTAAACTAATAGAGCATCCTCACGTTCTGAAGCTGCACGATGTCTATGAGAATAACAAATACCT GTACCTGGTGCTGGAACATGTGTCCGGAGGAGAGTTATTCGACTACCTGGTGAAAAAGGGCAGGTTGACGCCCAAGGAGGCCAGAAAGTTCTTCAGACAAATCATCTCCGCCCTCGACTTCTGCCATAACCACTCCATATG ccacagAGACCTGAAGCCAGAGAATCTTCTCCTGGATGAGAAGAACAACATCAGGATCGCAGACTTCGGCATGGCGTCGCTACAAGTCGGGGACAGTCTGCTGGAAACCAGCTGCGG GTCCCCACATTACGCCTGTCCAGAGGTCATAAGG GGGGAGAAGTACGACGGTCGCAGGGCCGATGTCTGGAGCTGTGGAGTCATCCTCTTTGCTCTTCTTGTG GGTGCTTTGCCCTTCGACCACGACAACCTGCGGCAGCTTCTGGAGAAGGTGAAGAGCGGCGTGTTCCACATGCCTCATTTCATACCTCCTGACTGCCAAGCTTTGCTCAAGGGAATGATAGAAGTCAACCCGGACAAGAGACTCACG CTAGAAGCAATACAGAAACACGCCTGGTACCA CCTCCCTGACTCCATGCGCTGGTGTCTTCCTGTCAGGAGCGGCCGTAACGAGCCGTGTCCGGAGCAGCCGCCGCCTCGACGCGTGTGCGTGAAGAGGATCCTGTCGTTAACGGACCTGGACCCCGACGTGCTGGAGAGCATGTACTCGTTAGGCTGCTTCAGAGACCGGGTCAAACTCACACAGGACCTTACAAGTGAGGA GGAGAACCAGGAGAAGATGATCTACTACCTCCTGTTGGACAGGAAGGAGCGATACCCCAGCTGTGAGGACGAGGACCTGCCGCCCAGAAATGACCTCG ACCCTCCCAGGAAGCGCGTGGACTCGCCCATGTTGACACGTCACGGCCGCTATCGTCCCGAGAGGAAGAGCCTGGAAGTCCTCAGTGTCACAGAACAGGGGTCTCCCACCCCACCTCGCAGGGCTCTGGACACGAGCGCACACAGCCAGAG GTCTCGTTCGGTCAGCGGAGCGTCCACTGGTCTGTCCTCCAGTCCCCTCAGCAGCCCCAGG AGTCCGGTCTTcactttcagccaatcagaagtcACCTCCACTTCCACTCCCTCCTCCAAAGACCCCAAACCAGGAAGTGCCGCCACCAGCGCTCGGCCCAGCCGCCCGGCGCCTGACCCAAAAACCCAGACCCTGCCCTCAAAGGGCCCCACTGAACGGCCCCAGCTTCACTCCATGAAGTCCCTCCCTCTTCAGACTCCACGCTCCCCCTCCCCGTCTCCGTCCCCGCTCCTCTCCCCCACCCCACGCTTCTTCAACTTCCCCTCGCCATCTGTCTTCAAGTCCAAGAACTCCCACTCGCCCTCTAACTCCTCTGCCACCCCTCCCCCTGTTTCACAGGTCACGCCTCAGGGCTCGCCGCTGCCCACTCCGCTGGGCACGCCCGTGCACCAAATCCAACACCCTTCCTCCACCacccctccctcttcctcctcctcgtcttcttcttccagaGCCGACGGAGGCGGCGGGGCCTCGCTGTCGCTGACCCCGCCCTCCAGTCCGGGCGGCAGCGGCGGGCTGGCCGCCTCGAGTTCCGCCCACTGGAGAACAAGGCTCAACTCGTTCAAAAACAACCTGCTGGGCTCACCGCGCTTCCATCGGCGCAAAATGCAAG TCCCTACATCCGAGGACATGTCCAGTTTGACTCCAGAGTCCAGTCCAGA acTGGCCAAGAGGTCGTGGTTTGGTAACTTCATCAGcctggagaaggaggagcagaTCTTTGTGATGATCAGAGACAAGCCGCTCAGCTCCATCAAGGCGGACATCGTCCACGCCTTCCTCTCT ATCCCGTCCCTCAGCCACAGCGTGGTGTCTCAGAACAGTTTCCGGGCAGAGTACAAGTCGTCCGGCGGCCCCTCTGTCTTCCAGAAGCCTGTCAAGTTCCAA GTGGACATCGCTTTctcagaaggagagagggagcgagagagggaacgagcagagagggaaggaagaagACAGATGGGAATCTACAGCGTCACCTTCACGCTAATAACAG gTCCCAGTCGCAGATTCAAAAGAGTTGTGGAAACCATTCAGGCTCAGCTGCTGAGTACTCACGATCAGCCTTCTGTGCAGGCACTGGCTG ATGAGAAGAACGGTCAGCTGACTCGCCAGCCCAGCACCCCCTCGCGTCAGAACTCCCGGCGTTCCGAAAGTGGATCCGATCGGGAGCGGGGGGAGAGGGAGCGCGCGGCGGACGGAGGAAGCGGAAGTGGGAGCAACAGTAGCACCGTCTTACAAAGGCGAGGGTCAGGGAAAGACAAGACCAGACTCCTCTCGTCGTCCAATGGGACGCAGTCTCATCCCTGA